From the Anaerolineales bacterium genome, one window contains:
- a CDS encoding GNAT family N-acetyltransferase, with amino-acid sequence MDKSIRLELSRYSEIREPEFLDYVRDWEKTGEEFVPSTVDPKGRTFAEIMRAWEREETEDIRRSGFVPATLYFLTGGGGRILGAIHFRHELNDTLMRRGGHIGYGIRQSERRKGYATAMLRQLLEDVPSKGCRKVLLTCGDGNLGSIGAIERCGGVLENKAEREGEILRRYWITLAGGG; translated from the coding sequence ATGGATAAATCCATTCGCCTGGAATTGAGCCGATATTCCGAAATCCGCGAGCCGGAATTCCTGGATTACGTTCGAGATTGGGAGAAAACCGGCGAAGAGTTTGTCCCCTCCACCGTGGATCCGAAAGGGCGGACGTTCGCGGAAATCATGCGTGCATGGGAAAGGGAGGAGACGGAGGACATCCGCCGCTCCGGCTTCGTCCCGGCGACTCTGTATTTCCTGACCGGCGGCGGCGGGCGGATCCTCGGCGCGATCCACTTCCGCCATGAATTGAACGATACGCTCATGCGCCGGGGAGGGCATATCGGATACGGGATCCGCCAGTCGGAGCGGCGGAAGGGGTATGCCACGGCCATGCTGCGGCAACTCCTCGAGGACGTTCCATCCAAGGGCTGCCGCAAGGTTCTGCTCACCTGCGGCGACGGCAACCTTGGGTCGATCGGGGCGATCGAGCGCTGCGGCGGGGTATTGGAAAACAAGGCGGAGCGGGAAGGGGAAATCCTCCGCCGGTATTGGATAACCCTTGCCGGAGGGGGGTGA
- a CDS encoding GMC family oxidoreductase: protein MAGERGFDYDYIIVGSGFGGSVSALRLSEKGYKVLVLEKGKRLTEKDFPKTNWDLRRWLWLPPLRFFGLFQMTFFRHVTVLSGAGVGGGSLVYANTLPIPKPSFFKAESWSHLADWESELADFYRTGLKMLGAVPNPRLETGDCALQRLSRQIGKEDRFEPTTVAVFYGEPDSVVPDPYFGGKGPDRAGCNFCGGCLLGCRFNAKNSLDKNYLYFAERHGAEVRAEWEVDDVTPLNGGDGSGGYKVHWRSSTGLGRKSGGECTCRGIVFSAGVLGTVDLLLQLKAKSLPRLSAKIGHGVRTNSESLIAVTAPDGETDFSQGIAIGSILDSDEHSHIEPVRYPAGSGFWRLLAWPRVGGRNAFARVLRVIGDLIAHPVRNLKVILVDDWAKRTQILLFMQTVDSRLRLTKGFLGLATSLDGGKRPTACIPEADALAEGFARIVNGKQCALLTETLLGSPTTAHILGGCVMGKDREEGVIDKDNLVFGYENMLVCDGSMISANPGVNPSLTILALAERAMSKIPEKAGRGASS, encoded by the coding sequence ATGGCCGGGGAACGGGGTTTCGACTACGATTACATCATCGTCGGAAGCGGGTTCGGCGGATCGGTATCCGCCCTGCGGCTTTCCGAGAAGGGCTACAAAGTCCTGGTACTCGAGAAAGGTAAGCGGCTGACCGAAAAGGATTTTCCAAAAACCAACTGGGACCTGCGGCGGTGGCTTTGGCTGCCGCCGCTGCGTTTCTTCGGTTTGTTCCAGATGACCTTTTTCCGCCATGTGACGGTCCTCTCCGGCGCCGGGGTGGGGGGCGGGTCGCTGGTGTACGCCAATACCCTTCCGATACCGAAGCCGTCTTTCTTCAAGGCCGAATCCTGGTCCCACCTGGCGGATTGGGAAAGCGAGCTCGCGGATTTCTACCGCACGGGGTTGAAGATGCTCGGCGCGGTCCCCAATCCGCGGCTGGAGACGGGCGACTGTGCCCTGCAACGACTTTCCCGGCAGATCGGCAAGGAAGACCGCTTCGAGCCGACGACCGTGGCGGTGTTCTACGGCGAGCCGGATTCGGTCGTCCCGGATCCCTACTTCGGCGGAAAAGGCCCGGATCGGGCCGGCTGCAACTTCTGCGGAGGGTGCTTGCTCGGCTGCCGCTTCAACGCCAAGAACTCCCTCGACAAGAATTACCTGTATTTCGCCGAGCGGCACGGAGCCGAGGTGCGGGCTGAATGGGAGGTGGACGACGTCACGCCCTTGAACGGCGGCGACGGGTCGGGAGGATACAAAGTCCATTGGCGGTCTTCCACTGGCCTTGGGAGAAAAAGCGGCGGTGAATGCACCTGCCGCGGAATCGTTTTCTCCGCCGGTGTGCTGGGCACCGTGGATCTGCTCCTGCAGTTGAAGGCGAAATCGCTGCCGCGGCTTTCTGCAAAGATCGGACACGGCGTCCGCACCAATTCGGAAAGCCTGATCGCCGTCACCGCGCCGGACGGGGAGACCGACTTTTCGCAGGGGATCGCCATCGGCTCGATTCTCGATTCCGACGAGCACAGCCACATCGAGCCGGTCCGCTATCCGGCGGGGTCGGGCTTCTGGCGCCTGTTGGCCTGGCCGAGGGTGGGCGGCCGCAACGCGTTCGCCCGCGTGCTGCGGGTGATCGGCGACCTGATCGCCCATCCGGTGCGCAACCTCAAGGTGATTCTCGTCGACGATTGGGCCAAGCGGACCCAAATCCTGCTCTTTATGCAGACGGTCGACAGCCGTTTGCGGCTGACCAAGGGCTTCTTGGGCCTGGCGACCTCGCTCGACGGGGGAAAGCGGCCGACCGCCTGCATCCCGGAGGCGGATGCGTTGGCCGAGGGCTTCGCGCGGATCGTCAATGGCAAACAGTGCGCCCTGCTCACCGAAACCCTGCTCGGCAGCCCGACCACGGCCCACATCCTGGGCGGCTGCGTGATGGGCAAGGACCGGGAAGAGGGCGTGATCGACAAAGACAACCTCGTGTTCGGCTACGAGAACATGCTCGTCTGCGACGGCTCGATGATCTCCGCCAATCCCGGCGTCAATCCGTCGCTGACGATCCTGGCGCTGGCGGAGAGGGCGATGAGCAAGATCCCGGAAAAGGCGGGACGCGGAGCGTCATCCTGA
- a CDS encoding aldehyde dehydrogenase family protein: MEEALLEPIVMDKAEPIQSVNPNTGEILGSVPVCGEGEVREAVGRARAAQPDWAARTLAERVRMMRRIQEALVDRADEITSLVSREMGKSETETIIGDVLLVLTSLTGYINLAPKVLRVRRQSQGLLHITKCTYVVPEPLGVVAVISPYNFPVLLTMQTAFAALLAGNAVVHKPSEYASLTALRLREILLGSGLPEDLFQVVTGGGRTGWALANAGVDHIAFTGGCAAGRKLAQAAGAQLIPATLELGGNNAMIVFDDAPLARTVDGALTYAYIANGQVCGSVARIYVHEAVADEFLRRLKARAAEWKVSTETAPGASDVTALIHADLLARVEGHVREAVADGARVLTGGGRLAGTAAPVYRPTILVDTRPEMAVVREESFGPLLCVIRVQDDEEAVRLANDTEYGLTASVWSRSDERAWRAARKLKVGTVAVNDHLWPFFAPEVPWGGVKASGLGRIGGEWGLRAMTYPKVVSYDRINLPREFYWSPRAAWVHEFFRQAVPLLYSRRIGRKLKALGRLMRMAGRPFAG; encoded by the coding sequence ATGGAAGAAGCTCTACTGGAACCGATCGTCATGGATAAAGCCGAACCGATTCAATCGGTGAATCCGAACACCGGCGAAATCCTCGGGAGCGTGCCGGTCTGCGGGGAAGGCGAAGTCCGGGAGGCGGTGGGGCGGGCGCGGGCCGCCCAACCGGATTGGGCCGCGCGGACTTTGGCGGAGCGGGTCCGGATGATGCGGCGGATCCAGGAAGCGCTGGTGGACCGCGCCGACGAGATCACTTCTCTCGTTTCGCGGGAGATGGGGAAAAGCGAAACCGAAACGATCATCGGCGACGTGCTGCTCGTGCTCACCAGCCTGACCGGCTACATCAACCTGGCGCCCAAGGTCCTGCGGGTCCGGCGGCAGAGCCAGGGCCTGCTGCACATCACCAAATGCACCTACGTGGTCCCCGAGCCGCTGGGAGTGGTGGCGGTGATCTCCCCCTACAACTTCCCCGTCCTGCTGACGATGCAAACGGCGTTCGCGGCGCTCCTGGCGGGCAACGCCGTGGTCCACAAGCCGTCGGAGTACGCGTCGCTCACGGCGCTGAGGCTCCGGGAAATTTTGCTGGGCTCCGGCTTGCCGGAGGATCTCTTCCAGGTGGTGACGGGCGGAGGGCGGACCGGCTGGGCCTTGGCGAACGCCGGCGTGGATCACATCGCCTTCACCGGCGGCTGCGCGGCCGGGCGCAAGCTGGCGCAAGCCGCGGGCGCGCAGCTGATCCCCGCCACGCTTGAGCTCGGCGGCAACAACGCGATGATCGTCTTCGACGATGCGCCCCTGGCGCGGACGGTGGACGGGGCGCTGACCTACGCCTACATCGCCAACGGCCAGGTGTGCGGCTCGGTGGCGCGGATCTACGTCCACGAGGCTGTCGCCGACGAGTTCCTCCGCCGGCTGAAGGCGCGCGCGGCCGAGTGGAAGGTTTCGACCGAGACCGCGCCCGGGGCGAGCGACGTGACCGCGCTGATCCACGCGGACCTCCTGGCGCGGGTGGAGGGCCACGTACGCGAAGCGGTGGCGGACGGGGCGCGGGTGCTCACCGGCGGCGGCCGGCTGGCAGGAACGGCCGCACCGGTTTACAGGCCGACGATCCTGGTGGACACCCGGCCGGAGATGGCGGTGGTGCGCGAGGAAAGCTTCGGCCCGCTCCTTTGCGTGATCCGGGTGCAGGACGACGAGGAAGCCGTCCGCCTGGCCAACGACACGGAGTACGGGTTGACCGCCAGCGTTTGGTCGCGGAGCGACGAGCGGGCTTGGCGCGCGGCCAGAAAATTAAAGGTGGGCACCGTGGCGGTGAACGATCATCTGTGGCCGTTCTTCGCGCCCGAGGTCCCGTGGGGCGGGGTCAAAGCCAGCGGCCTGGGCCGCATCGGCGGCGAGTGGGGGCTGCGGGCGATGACCTACCCGAAGGTCGTCAGCTACGACCGGATTAACCTGCCGCGCGAGTTCTATTGGTCGCCCAGGGCGGCCTGGGTCCACGAGTTTTTCCGCCAGGCCGTCCCGCTGTTGTATTCGCGCCGGATCGGGAGGAAACTGAAGGCGCTGGGGCGGCTGATGCGGATGGCGGGACGACCGTTTGCCGGTTGA